The Vulgatibacter sp. genome window below encodes:
- a CDS encoding c-type cytochrome has product MSIRRHALVALLVAGCDDRDNLVPPDWDLNRMIEQPRYDPFERSPFFADGRTMQAPPAGTVPRERVLGPPARTLGLVDGEPVETIPLQLTADLLERGRKQYGVFCAPCHGADGSGETVVADNMPLVKPVSFHSPTIRAKPPGHLYRVVSEGYGMMPRYAYQLDIEERWAVVAYMQALQRSRSVRLADLPSDLRRKAIEELPP; this is encoded by the coding sequence GTGAGCATTCGCCGCCACGCCCTCGTCGCTCTGCTCGTCGCCGGATGTGACGACCGGGACAACCTCGTGCCGCCGGATTGGGACCTCAACCGGATGATCGAGCAGCCCCGCTACGATCCCTTCGAGCGGAGCCCCTTCTTCGCCGACGGCAGGACGATGCAGGCGCCGCCGGCGGGGACGGTCCCCAGGGAGCGGGTCCTCGGCCCGCCGGCGCGCACCCTCGGCCTGGTGGACGGCGAGCCGGTGGAGACGATCCCGCTGCAGCTCACCGCCGATCTCCTCGAGCGGGGCAGGAAGCAGTACGGCGTCTTCTGCGCGCCCTGCCACGGCGCCGACGGCAGCGGCGAGACGGTGGTCGCCGACAACATGCCCCTGGTGAAGCCGGTCTCTTTCCACTCGCCGACGATCCGCGCCAAGCCACCGGGACACCTCTACCGGGTGGTGAGCGAGGGTTATGGCATGATGCCGCGCTACGCCTACCAGCTCGACATCGAGGAGCGCTGGGCCGTCGTCGCCTACATGCAGGCGCTCCAGCGCAGCCGATCCGTGCGCCTCGCCGATCTGCCATCCGATCTCCGCCGCAAGGCGATCGAGGAGCTGCCGCCGTGA
- a CDS encoding DUF3341 domain-containing protein gives MGPDLLVEFGAADALLDAVRACRALGLRRLETFTPYPIRDVQEALALPRSRIPWLCLVGGLVGASLAYLAQWWMNGVAWPLNVGGRPLHSAPAFVPITFESGVLGAALGAVVSFLAFAGLPRLWHPVFEVEGFERASVDRFFLHVDAAEVDAPGLREALRRARALRIVEMQEGKR, from the coding sequence ATGGGGCCTGATCTGCTCGTCGAATTCGGGGCTGCCGACGCGCTCCTCGATGCGGTTCGCGCCTGCAGGGCGCTCGGCCTCCGGCGCCTGGAGACCTTCACCCCCTATCCGATCCGCGACGTGCAGGAGGCGCTCGCGCTGCCGCGCTCCCGGATCCCCTGGCTCTGTCTCGTCGGCGGTCTCGTCGGCGCGTCGCTGGCCTACCTCGCCCAATGGTGGATGAACGGCGTCGCCTGGCCGCTCAACGTAGGCGGCAGGCCGCTCCACTCGGCGCCTGCCTTCGTCCCGATCACCTTCGAGAGCGGCGTCCTCGGCGCAGCGCTGGGGGCGGTGGTCTCCTTCCTCGCCTTCGCCGGCCTCCCCCGGCTCTGGCATCCGGTCTTCGAGGTGGAGGGCTTCGAGCGCGCCAGCGTCGATCGCTTCTTCCTGCACGTCGATGCGGCGGAGGTCGATGCACCGGGGCTCCGGGAGGCGCTTCGGCGCGCACGGGCGCTGCGGATCGTCGAGATGCAGGAGGGCAAGCGGTGA
- the nrfD gene encoding NrfD/PsrC family molybdoenzyme membrane anchor subunit, producing the protein MDRRAAAAAYARAIDEPPVLRTSAPDGPMTRRLLRPIWVGGPTWKVLFALTAFGTASMATAMLYTAAAGIGVWGNDVPVAWAYAITNFVWWIGIGHAGTFISAILLLLEQPWRTSINRFAEAMTLFAVINAALFPVLHLGRPWFAYWLFPYPSTLELWPQFRSALPWDAAAITAYGTVSFLFWYLGLVPDLAAARDTAPTLWKRRIYGIFAGGWRGSSRHWSHYRVAYGLLAGLATPLVISVHTIVSFDFATSNLPGWHSTIFPPYFVAGAIYSGFAMVITLMVPIRRLFRLEDVVTARHLDAVAKMTLVTGSILIYSYIVESFLAWYGGSEAEIYVVLRDRLTGPYAWMIWTVYAVNLVVPNLLWFRRIRRSPWILFALSIAINVAMWLERLGLIITSLHRDYLPSSWGLYLPTYVDGAIFVGTLSFFSFLFLLFLRFVPFVPISELKELRHELDAEAARESGDGA; encoded by the coding sequence ATGGATCGGCGCGCGGCGGCGGCGGCCTACGCCAGGGCGATCGACGAGCCGCCGGTGCTGCGCACCAGCGCGCCGGACGGCCCGATGACCCGCAGGCTGCTGCGGCCGATCTGGGTGGGCGGCCCGACCTGGAAAGTGCTCTTCGCGCTCACCGCTTTCGGCACCGCCTCGATGGCGACGGCGATGCTCTATACCGCGGCGGCGGGCATCGGCGTCTGGGGCAACGACGTGCCCGTGGCGTGGGCGTACGCGATCACCAACTTCGTCTGGTGGATCGGCATCGGCCACGCCGGCACCTTCATCTCGGCGATCCTGCTGCTCCTCGAGCAGCCCTGGCGCACCTCGATCAACCGCTTCGCCGAGGCGATGACGCTCTTCGCGGTGATCAACGCGGCGCTCTTTCCCGTACTGCATCTGGGCAGGCCCTGGTTCGCCTATTGGCTCTTCCCCTATCCCTCGACGCTGGAGCTCTGGCCGCAGTTCCGCAGCGCGCTCCCCTGGGATGCAGCGGCGATCACCGCCTACGGTACGGTCTCCTTCCTCTTCTGGTACCTCGGCCTCGTCCCCGATCTCGCCGCAGCCCGGGACACCGCGCCGACCCTGTGGAAGCGGCGGATCTACGGGATCTTCGCAGGGGGCTGGCGCGGCTCCTCGCGCCATTGGAGCCACTACCGGGTCGCCTACGGCCTGCTCGCGGGGCTGGCGACGCCGCTGGTGATCTCGGTGCACACGATCGTCAGCTTCGACTTCGCCACCTCGAACCTGCCCGGCTGGCACTCGACGATCTTCCCGCCCTATTTCGTGGCGGGCGCGATCTACTCGGGCTTCGCGATGGTGATCACGCTGATGGTCCCGATCCGCAGGCTCTTCCGGCTGGAGGACGTCGTCACCGCGCGCCACCTCGACGCGGTGGCGAAGATGACCCTCGTCACCGGATCGATCCTGATCTACTCGTACATCGTCGAGAGCTTCCTCGCCTGGTACGGCGGCAGCGAAGCCGAGATCTACGTGGTCCTGCGGGACCGGCTCACCGGGCCCTACGCATGGATGATCTGGACCGTCTACGCGGTCAACCTCGTGGTCCCGAACCTGCTCTGGTTTCGGCGCATCCGGCGCAGCCCCTGGATCCTCTTCGCCCTCTCGATCGCCATCAACGTGGCGATGTGGCTGGAGCGCCTCGGGCTCATCATCACCTCGCTCCATCGGGATTACCTCCCGTCGAGCTGGGGCCTCTACCTGCCGACCTACGTCGACGGCGCGATCTTCGTGGGCACGCTCTCCTTCTTCTCGTTCCTCTTCCTCCTCTTCCTCCGCTTCGTGCCCTTCGTCCCGATCTCGGAGCTGAAGGAGCTGCGCCACGAGCTCGACGCCGAGGCTGCAAGGGAGTCGGGCGATGGGGCCTGA
- a CDS encoding 4Fe-4S dicluster domain-containing protein, which translates to MSEGHQLPLLGDERWSRRGVLHLLGLGALAACQPPRERILPYTVQPAEVVPGKPLFYASSMTIDGYATGLLVESHVGRPTKIEGNPEHPASLGATGLQHQASILELYDPARARYPRNRGGPAGWAEFVRLFGPLPPGAGVTGAGLHFVLEPTSSPLTISLIEAVRRRFPEARFHFHAPLHAVAADEASRRTFGRVLAPQPRFDRAARVLSVDGDFLGDGPFGVRWAHDFAARRRVRSAEAEMNRLYVVEPAVSITGAVADHRLRARPSEVPLVLAAVAAAVVEGAPAAPEALRRIVGALPAALPHRAWAEAVARDLLAHRGESLVIAGAAQPAAVHVLIHALNDLLGNVGATIDYTPPALYEAGEASHGLGPLLRAIDAEEVGTLVLLDVDPAYDCFAEDRFVERLRTVPQSVCVSLHETATAKEAGWFIPGLHWLEQWGDARAYDGTLSFRQPLIRPLFDGHGALEVLAVFGGAADPGPHRLLRALYREREGIAFEQALQRGFLPGTAFERVETTPREGAVAAAVDALAALAAQPAAPGLEVSLRPDPKLRDGRFAHNEWLLELPDPITRISWDNAALLAPATAERLGLGAGDVVELRVGEQQVTTPVFPHRGVAAETIAVALGWGGWQTRDGEPVGADFFAIRSRQSPWRREGASLERARRTTDTGEQEWARAELASGQPHIEMHGRPILLHGTLEAFRKKPDFVEPHDAPRPSIYGDPWPAAGQQWGMSIDLGTCTGCATCVIACQAENNVPTVGKVGVARGREMHWLRIDRYFLGTDEETVQLLPQPMLCQHCEKAPCEYVCPVNATVHSPDGLNEMIYNRCVGTRFCSNNCPYKVRRFNYFEYNDPPGETQKMQKNPEVTVRARGVMEKCTYCVQRIRTTQIEARIEGRQVREGEVRTACQAACPTGAIVFGLVSDPASEVSRLHADPRCYGVLQHELGTAPRTRYLAHLRNVNEEVPA; encoded by the coding sequence ATGAGCGAAGGCCACCAGCTCCCGCTCCTCGGCGACGAGAGATGGAGCCGCCGCGGCGTCCTGCACCTCCTGGGGCTCGGCGCGCTCGCAGCCTGCCAGCCGCCACGGGAGCGGATCCTGCCCTATACGGTGCAGCCGGCGGAGGTGGTGCCGGGCAAGCCGCTCTTCTACGCGAGCTCGATGACCATCGACGGCTACGCCACCGGCCTGCTGGTGGAGAGCCACGTGGGCAGGCCGACCAAGATCGAGGGGAACCCGGAGCACCCGGCGAGCCTCGGCGCCACCGGCCTGCAGCACCAGGCCTCGATCCTCGAGCTCTACGACCCGGCGCGGGCGCGCTACCCGCGGAACCGCGGCGGCCCTGCGGGCTGGGCGGAGTTCGTCCGGCTCTTCGGGCCGCTGCCGCCTGGTGCCGGTGTCACTGGGGCGGGGTTGCACTTCGTGCTCGAGCCCACCTCCTCGCCCCTCACCATCTCGCTGATCGAGGCGGTGCGGCGGCGCTTCCCCGAGGCACGCTTCCACTTCCACGCGCCGCTCCACGCAGTTGCAGCCGACGAGGCGTCGCGCCGCACCTTCGGGCGGGTGCTCGCCCCGCAGCCGCGCTTCGACCGGGCGGCCCGGGTCCTCTCCGTCGACGGCGATTTCCTCGGTGACGGCCCCTTCGGCGTACGCTGGGCCCACGACTTCGCCGCGCGGCGCCGGGTTCGCTCGGCCGAAGCGGAGATGAACCGGCTCTACGTGGTGGAGCCCGCGGTGAGCATCACCGGAGCCGTGGCCGATCATCGCCTGCGGGCGCGGCCCTCCGAGGTGCCGCTGGTGCTGGCTGCGGTGGCGGCAGCGGTGGTGGAGGGCGCGCCTGCTGCACCGGAGGCGCTGCGCCGCATCGTCGGAGCCCTGCCTGCAGCGCTGCCCCACCGGGCCTGGGCCGAGGCGGTGGCGCGGGATCTGCTGGCCCACCGGGGCGAGAGCCTGGTGATCGCCGGGGCGGCCCAGCCTGCAGCGGTGCACGTCCTCATCCACGCGCTCAACGACCTCCTCGGCAACGTCGGCGCCACGATCGACTACACACCACCTGCGCTCTACGAGGCGGGGGAGGCGTCCCACGGTCTGGGGCCGCTGCTGCGGGCGATCGACGCGGAGGAGGTGGGCACCCTGGTGCTCCTCGACGTCGATCCCGCCTACGATTGCTTCGCGGAGGATCGCTTCGTGGAGCGGCTCCGCACCGTGCCGCAGTCGGTCTGCGTATCGCTCCACGAGACGGCCACGGCGAAGGAGGCCGGCTGGTTCATCCCCGGCCTCCATTGGCTGGAGCAATGGGGCGATGCCCGCGCGTACGACGGCACGCTCTCCTTCCGCCAGCCGCTGATCCGGCCGCTCTTCGACGGGCACGGCGCCCTGGAGGTGCTCGCGGTCTTCGGCGGCGCAGCGGATCCCGGCCCGCACCGACTCCTCCGCGCGCTCTACCGGGAGCGGGAGGGGATCGCCTTCGAGCAGGCGCTGCAGCGCGGCTTCCTGCCAGGCACCGCCTTCGAGCGGGTGGAGACGACGCCGCGCGAAGGGGCTGTCGCTGCAGCGGTCGATGCGCTGGCTGCCCTGGCGGCGCAGCCTGCAGCGCCTGGGCTCGAGGTCAGCCTCCGTCCCGACCCGAAGCTGCGCGACGGCCGCTTCGCCCACAACGAATGGCTGCTCGAGCTCCCCGATCCGATCACGCGGATCAGCTGGGACAACGCCGCGCTGCTCGCACCCGCCACCGCCGAGCGCCTCGGCCTCGGGGCCGGCGACGTGGTCGAGCTGCGCGTGGGCGAACAGCAGGTGACGACGCCGGTCTTTCCCCATCGCGGTGTCGCCGCGGAGACCATCGCGGTGGCGCTGGGGTGGGGTGGCTGGCAGACGCGGGATGGCGAACCGGTGGGCGCCGACTTCTTCGCGATCCGCTCCAGGCAGTCGCCCTGGCGCCGCGAGGGGGCGTCGCTGGAACGCGCGCGCCGGACGACCGACACCGGCGAGCAGGAGTGGGCGCGGGCCGAGCTCGCCTCGGGCCAGCCGCACATCGAGATGCACGGCAGGCCCATCCTCCTGCACGGCACCCTCGAGGCCTTCCGGAAGAAGCCCGACTTCGTGGAGCCGCACGATGCGCCGCGCCCCTCGATCTACGGCGACCCGTGGCCAGCCGCGGGGCAGCAGTGGGGCATGAGCATCGACCTCGGCACGTGCACCGGCTGCGCCACCTGCGTGATCGCCTGCCAGGCCGAGAACAACGTCCCGACGGTGGGGAAGGTCGGCGTGGCCAGGGGGCGCGAGATGCACTGGCTGCGCATCGATCGCTATTTCCTCGGCACCGACGAGGAGACGGTGCAGCTGCTGCCGCAGCCGATGCTCTGCCAGCATTGCGAGAAGGCGCCGTGCGAGTACGTCTGCCCGGTCAACGCCACGGTCCACAGCCCCGACGGCCTCAACGAGATGATCTACAACCGCTGCGTCGGCACGCGGTTCTGCTCGAACAACTGCCCCTACAAGGTCCGGCGGTTCAACTACTTCGAGTACAACGACCCGCCTGGCGAGACGCAGAAGATGCAGAAGAACCCCGAGGTCACCGTGCGGGCGCGGGGCGTGATGGAGAAGTGCACCTATTGCGTGCAGCGGATCCGCACGACGCAGATCGAGGCACGGATCGAGGGGCGGCAGGTCCGCGAGGGGGAGGTGCGGACCGCCTGCCAGGCGGCGTGTCCCACCGGCGCCATCGTCTTCGGCCTCGTCTCCGATCCGGCGAGCGAGGTCTCCCGCCTGCACGCGGATCCCCGCTGCTACGGCGTGCTCCAGCACGAGCTCGGGACCGCCCCGCGGACCCGCTACCTGGCCCACCTCCGCAACGTGAACGAAGAGGTCCCGGCCTGA
- a CDS encoding cytochrome c3 family protein translates to MRALFPRWSNSALPAVLILGAVGLLGVPIALMTWVRTPYSTDRLAPVEQPVQFDHRHHVIDDGIDCLYCHYTAGEAATASVPPTELCMNCHAQIWNESPLLEPVRRSMFTGRPIPWKRVHDLPDFVFFHHAVHVRKGVGCSSCHGQVETMPVVYAVESMSMGWCLDCHRRPEKHLRPPERVTDIAWRPPPDQEAQGRLLAERLQVAPPTHCTGCHR, encoded by the coding sequence ATGCGTGCCCTCTTTCCCCGCTGGAGCAACTCCGCCCTTCCGGCGGTGTTGATCCTCGGGGCCGTCGGGCTCCTCGGCGTGCCGATCGCGCTGATGACCTGGGTCCGCACGCCCTATTCGACCGACCGCCTGGCGCCCGTCGAGCAGCCGGTGCAATTCGATCACCGCCACCACGTGATCGACGACGGGATCGACTGCCTCTACTGCCACTACACCGCAGGCGAGGCGGCGACGGCCTCGGTGCCGCCCACCGAGCTCTGCATGAACTGCCACGCGCAGATCTGGAACGAGAGCCCGCTCCTCGAGCCGGTACGGCGCAGCATGTTCACGGGCAGGCCGATCCCCTGGAAGCGCGTTCACGACCTGCCGGACTTCGTCTTCTTCCACCACGCGGTCCACGTGCGCAAAGGCGTCGGGTGCTCCTCCTGCCACGGGCAGGTGGAGACGATGCCGGTGGTCTACGCGGTGGAGTCGATGTCGATGGGCTGGTGCCTCGACTGCCACCGTCGCCCCGAGAAGCACCTGCGCCCGCCGGAGCGGGTCACCGACATCGCCTGGCGACCGCCTCCCGATCAGGAGGCGCAGGGGCGGCTCCTGGCCGAGCGGCTCCAGGTCGCGCCGCCGACCCATTGCACGGGGTGCCACCGATGA
- the infA gene encoding translation initiation factor IF-1: MAREDLIELEGTITDVHPGGLFTVKLDQGPDIQARVGGKMRQHFIRIVLGDRVKVGVSPYDPTHGIITYRTK; encoded by the coding sequence CTGGCTCGCGAAGATCTCATCGAACTCGAAGGCACGATCACCGACGTGCACCCCGGCGGCCTCTTCACGGTCAAGCTCGACCAGGGCCCCGACATCCAGGCGCGCGTGGGCGGCAAGATGCGCCAGCACTTCATCCGCATCGTGCTCGGCGACCGCGTGAAGGTCGGCGTCTCGCCGTACGATCCCACCCACGGGATCATCACCTACCGCACCAAGTAG
- a CDS encoding DUF3857 domain-containing protein produces MRSPSCTFRPPLLRLLPVLLAVALAAPSIATAAETDPVPAAPVGFDARLQSVRSRILSSFGSPALAADLYEYEELVRVGGSLERAADTLRQVARSGRNGPEVRALAWRLLADVERQRGRLPRMDESLDAIGSIREVALIGPFDDENKSGYDIAFGPEVDLDLAKKHPGLRGEVQWRVAEGIGRTGTLVLHQAIRPASEVIAYALVTLDAPSATNAQLYLGTPGATKAWINGKPILADPDYHPAAFDQRSVRLPLNRGRNVLLLKVAAGTSGPFELHARVVGADGRPVRGLRITAPTAGKFAQPAPIAAGKVIRGARPIVDVLEKQGNALYAWARVLAERHPFDESAKLHEAAAAKAAKALPRSVDAQMLAARTADDGNERRTFLEQAAAVEPPGEARAHAALARFWLGRGDATRALQILGRQAAGAPADWPAQLVLADALDAQGFQARSLALVEQLTRDRRDEPRLLEALARHKRRDQRVDEAVDLYRVILGLRPASRDAAAALASILVDRGRIEEADRVLVNAFRLGEVDVSLLLRRADLLAANGRAKEARVLYEKAAALAPYEGEVFERAGKSVLRDGDHEGALAFFQRSLEVHPQNARLKELVQALRPGATSFAAPFLHDLREAAAKAGAHEGEDAVKLVDLAATRVLPSGQASRTLQTIVRVQNQRGVERYRSFPIRYAPDREEIQVERARILKADGTIVDAHNEGERSMNEAWSGMFFDTRTRVVSFPSLAPGDTVELVYRTDDVARDNLLGDYFGDVDYVQDTVPTEHWEYVLQMPAGRQIFANRLPGAQHEETTVEGGATLHRWTAGNVSKLVPEAGMPGWSEVASYLHVSTYRDWESVGRFWWGLIQDQIQPTPAVEQVAREIVAGIPADDTEARVRAVYNYVVKNTRYVGLEFGIHSFKPYKVEQVLRRRFGDCKDKASLTYALLASIGIDSKMVLLRMRHLGEIGEVPASLAVFNHAILYVPGLDLWLDGTAEWSGSRELPDSDRGAEVLVVEPKGGSVFRQIPEAPASLSINDSRHEIVLAADGAATIDGKSTIGGLPAPGYRRAYASPNGRKSSFEQAWARTFPGVSVTRLEMNDLTELEEDVRLDFGLQVPGYAERLGGGRLGLRPFGANASWVEGYAPISSRRLPLVLKHAFENHFDYRYTLPAGYEVERLPEAKRIESPFGTAALTFERDGAKLVAKGSIALTSPRVEPADYPAFRAFLGKVDDLFGAKIVLAPGAPET; encoded by the coding sequence ATGCGAAGCCCCTCCTGCACCTTCCGCCCGCCGCTCCTCCGCCTGCTCCCCGTGCTGCTCGCGGTGGCCCTGGCAGCTCCCTCGATCGCCACCGCCGCGGAGACCGACCCGGTCCCCGCTGCGCCCGTCGGCTTCGACGCGCGGCTCCAGTCGGTCCGTTCGCGGATCCTCTCGAGCTTCGGCTCACCCGCCCTCGCAGCCGACCTCTACGAGTACGAGGAGCTCGTCCGCGTCGGCGGCTCCCTCGAGCGGGCGGCGGATACCCTCCGCCAGGTGGCCCGGAGCGGCAGGAACGGTCCCGAGGTCCGGGCGCTGGCCTGGCGGCTGCTCGCCGACGTGGAGCGGCAGCGGGGCAGGCTGCCCCGCATGGACGAGAGCCTCGACGCCATCGGCTCGATCCGCGAGGTGGCGCTGATCGGGCCCTTCGACGACGAGAACAAGAGCGGCTACGACATCGCCTTCGGACCCGAGGTCGACCTCGATCTCGCGAAGAAGCACCCCGGCCTGCGCGGCGAGGTGCAGTGGCGCGTCGCCGAGGGGATCGGCCGCACCGGCACCCTCGTCCTCCACCAGGCGATCCGCCCGGCGAGCGAGGTGATCGCCTACGCGCTCGTCACCCTCGACGCGCCGTCTGCGACCAACGCGCAGCTCTACCTGGGGACGCCGGGCGCCACCAAGGCCTGGATCAACGGCAAGCCGATCCTCGCCGACCCCGACTACCACCCGGCCGCCTTCGATCAGCGCTCGGTGCGGCTCCCGTTGAACCGCGGGCGCAACGTCCTCCTCCTCAAGGTCGCCGCAGGCACCTCGGGCCCCTTCGAGCTCCATGCCCGCGTGGTGGGCGCCGACGGCAGGCCGGTGCGCGGCCTGCGCATCACCGCGCCGACGGCAGGCAAATTCGCGCAGCCCGCGCCCATCGCCGCCGGCAAGGTGATCCGCGGCGCCAGGCCCATCGTCGACGTGCTCGAGAAGCAGGGGAACGCGCTCTACGCCTGGGCCCGCGTGCTCGCCGAGCGCCATCCCTTCGACGAGAGCGCGAAGCTCCACGAGGCGGCAGCGGCGAAGGCGGCGAAGGCGCTGCCCCGTAGCGTCGACGCGCAGATGCTCGCGGCCCGCACCGCGGACGACGGCAACGAGCGCCGCACCTTCCTCGAGCAGGCCGCCGCGGTGGAGCCGCCCGGTGAAGCCCGCGCCCACGCGGCGCTGGCCCGCTTCTGGCTCGGCCGCGGCGACGCCACCCGCGCCCTCCAGATCCTCGGCAGGCAGGCAGCAGGCGCCCCTGCGGACTGGCCGGCGCAGCTCGTCCTCGCCGACGCGCTCGACGCCCAGGGCTTCCAGGCCCGCTCCCTCGCGCTGGTGGAGCAGCTCACCCGGGATCGCCGTGACGAGCCGCGCCTCCTCGAGGCCCTCGCCCGCCACAAGCGCCGCGACCAGCGGGTGGACGAGGCGGTCGACCTCTACCGGGTGATCCTCGGGCTGCGCCCTGCCTCCCGCGACGCCGCCGCGGCGCTCGCCTCGATCCTCGTCGATCGAGGCCGGATCGAGGAGGCCGACCGCGTTCTCGTCAACGCCTTCCGCCTCGGCGAGGTGGACGTGAGCCTCCTCCTCCGCAGGGCCGACCTCCTCGCCGCCAATGGCAGGGCGAAGGAGGCGCGGGTGCTCTACGAGAAGGCGGCGGCGCTGGCTCCCTACGAGGGAGAGGTCTTCGAACGCGCCGGCAAGAGTGTGCTCCGCGACGGGGACCACGAGGGGGCCCTCGCCTTCTTCCAGCGCTCCCTCGAGGTCCATCCGCAGAACGCCCGGCTCAAGGAGCTGGTGCAGGCGCTGCGCCCCGGCGCCACCTCCTTCGCCGCGCCCTTCCTCCACGACCTGCGCGAGGCGGCGGCAAAGGCCGGCGCCCACGAGGGGGAGGATGCGGTGAAGCTCGTCGACCTCGCCGCCACGCGCGTCCTCCCGTCGGGACAGGCCTCGCGCACCCTGCAAACCATCGTGCGGGTCCAGAACCAGCGCGGCGTGGAGCGCTACCGCTCCTTCCCGATCCGCTACGCCCCCGACCGCGAGGAGATCCAGGTGGAGCGCGCCCGGATCCTCAAGGCGGACGGCACCATCGTCGACGCCCACAACGAGGGCGAGCGCTCGATGAACGAGGCCTGGTCGGGGATGTTCTTCGACACCCGCACCCGCGTGGTGAGCTTCCCCTCGCTGGCCCCCGGCGACACGGTGGAGCTGGTCTACCGCACCGACGACGTGGCCCGGGACAACCTCCTCGGCGACTACTTCGGCGACGTGGACTACGTGCAGGACACCGTGCCCACCGAGCATTGGGAGTACGTGCTCCAGATGCCGGCGGGGCGGCAGATCTTCGCCAACCGGCTGCCCGGCGCGCAGCACGAGGAGACGACGGTGGAGGGCGGCGCCACGCTCCACCGCTGGACCGCAGGCAACGTCTCGAAGCTCGTCCCCGAGGCGGGCATGCCCGGCTGGTCGGAGGTGGCGAGCTACCTCCACGTCTCCACCTACCGCGACTGGGAGAGCGTGGGCCGCTTCTGGTGGGGGCTGATCCAGGATCAGATCCAGCCGACCCCCGCCGTCGAGCAGGTGGCCCGGGAGATCGTCGCCGGCATCCCCGCAGACGACACCGAGGCCCGGGTACGCGCCGTCTACAACTACGTGGTGAAGAACACCCGCTACGTCGGTCTCGAGTTCGGCATCCACTCCTTCAAGCCCTACAAGGTGGAGCAGGTGCTGCGGCGCCGCTTCGGCGACTGCAAGGACAAGGCCTCGCTCACCTACGCGCTGCTCGCGTCGATCGGCATCGACTCGAAGATGGTGCTCCTGCGCATGCGCCACCTCGGCGAGATCGGCGAGGTCCCCGCGAGCCTCGCGGTCTTCAACCATGCCATCCTCTACGTGCCCGGCCTCGACCTCTGGCTCGACGGCACCGCCGAGTGGTCGGGCTCCCGCGAGCTTCCCGATTCCGACCGCGGCGCCGAGGTGCTGGTGGTGGAGCCGAAGGGCGGGAGCGTCTTCCGCCAGATCCCCGAGGCCCCCGCGTCGCTTTCGATCAACGACTCGCGCCACGAGATCGTCCTCGCCGCCGACGGCGCCGCGACCATCGACGGCAAGAGCACCATCGGCGGCCTGCCCGCACCGGGATACCGCCGGGCCTACGCCTCGCCCAACGGACGGAAGTCCTCCTTCGAGCAGGCCTGGGCCCGGACCTTCCCCGGCGTCTCGGTGACCCGGCTCGAGATGAACGACCTCACCGAACTCGAGGAGGACGTCCGCCTCGACTTCGGCCTGCAGGTGCCCGGCTACGCCGAGCGGCTCGGCGGCGGCCGCCTCGGCTTGCGCCCCTTCGGCGCCAACGCTTCCTGGGTGGAGGGCTACGCGCCGATCTCCTCGCGGCGCCTGCCGCTCGTGCTCAAGCACGCCTTCGAGAATCACTTCGACTACCGCTACACGCTGCCGGCGGGCTACGAGGTGGAGCGGCTGCCCGAGGCGAAGCGGATCGAGTCGCCCTTCGGCACCGCCGCGCTCACCTTCGAGCGGGACGGGGCGAAGCTGGTGGCGAAGGGATCGATCGCCCTCACCAGTCCGCGGGTGGAGCCGGCGGATTACCCCGCCTTCCGGGCCTTCCTCGGAAAGGTCGACGACCTCTTCGGGGCGAAGATCGTCCTCGCCCCGGGGGCGCCGGAGACCTGA
- a CDS encoding ComF family protein produces MFAGLFELLFPRSCCACGARPAAGPFCGDCSCRLEVPPQWRCPRCGGPIALPPALRGLAPGADERPAPCAACEAAAYDSIRAPFVHGGAASEAVHRLKYRGRREIARLLAPLLATAARSCALAADVIAPIPLHPLRRRERGYDQAALLARALAGCLGLRHDERLLERLRPTTQQVGLDRPARLRNLEGAFRAAPRAEGRQVLLVDDVVTTGATAGAAASALRDAGAHAVHVIAVARAGF; encoded by the coding sequence ATGTTCGCAGGCCTCTTCGAGCTCCTCTTTCCCCGTAGCTGCTGCGCCTGTGGGGCGCGGCCTGCCGCCGGCCCCTTCTGCGGCGACTGCAGCTGCCGCCTCGAGGTGCCGCCGCAGTGGCGGTGCCCGCGTTGCGGCGGACCGATTGCGCTTCCACCGGCGCTCCGCGGGCTCGCGCCCGGCGCCGACGAGCGCCCGGCGCCCTGCGCGGCTTGCGAGGCGGCAGCCTACGATTCGATCCGCGCGCCCTTCGTCCACGGCGGCGCCGCGTCGGAGGCGGTGCATCGCCTCAAATACCGCGGCAGGCGGGAGATCGCCCGGCTCCTCGCCCCGCTCCTCGCCACCGCCGCCCGAAGCTGCGCGCTCGCCGCCGACGTGATCGCGCCAATCCCGCTCCACCCGCTGCGGCGCAGGGAGCGCGGCTACGACCAGGCGGCCCTCCTCGCCAGGGCCCTCGCCGGCTGCCTCGGCCTCCGCCACGACGAGCGCCTGCTCGAGCGCCTGCGCCCCACCACACAGCAGGTGGGCCTCGACAGGCCCGCGCGCCTTCGCAATCTCGAAGGTGCCTTCCGTGCTGCGCCGCGGGCGGAGGGGCGACAGGTCCTCCTCGTGGACGACGTGGTCACCACCGGCGCCACCGCCGGCGCTGCTGCCAGCGCCCTCCGCGACGCAGGCGCACACGCGGTGCACGTGATCGCCGTGGCCCGGGCGGGTTTCTAG